A stretch of the Panthera uncia isolate 11264 chromosome D1, Puncia_PCG_1.0, whole genome shotgun sequence genome encodes the following:
- the LOC125916526 gene encoding elongin-B-like yields the protein MIRPHKTTIFAYAKESSTLFELKRIVKGIFKWPSDEQPLYKDDQLLDDGQTLGECGFTSQMARPQAPATVGLAFRADEALEALHIEPFSSPPELPRCNEATGLRKQRQ from the coding sequence ATGATCAGGCCCCACAAGACCACCATCTTCGCGTACGCCAAGGAGTCGAGCACCTTGTTCGAGCTGAAGCGCATTGTCAAGGGCATCTTCAAGTGGCCGTCCGACGAGCAGCCGCTGTACAAGGATGACCAACTTCTGGATGATGGCCAGACACTGGGAGAGTGCGGCTTCACCAGTCAGATGGCACGGCCGCAGGCCCCAGCCACCGTGGGGCTGGCCTTCCGGGCAGATGAAGCTTTGGAGGCCCTGCACATCGAGCCCTTCTCCAGTCCACCCGAGCTGCCCCGATGTAATGAAGCCACAGGACTCAGGAAGCAGCGCCAATGA